The Calditerrivibrio nitroreducens DSM 19672 genome window below encodes:
- a CDS encoding ribonuclease HI family protein, with amino-acid sequence MVIELIIYSDGASSGNPGPSGCGFLIYKGNELLYSDKIYIGFATNNIAEYKAILFAVRKAKEFHPKKILVKTDSELIARQFSGIYKIRDENLRKIYFEILEEVKGIEFSVEHIRREQNRLADKLSKEAVTMGANYNGLSDIITK; translated from the coding sequence ATAGTTATAGAGCTTATAATTTATTCCGATGGGGCCTCATCGGGTAATCCTGGTCCTTCTGGTTGTGGATTTTTGATTTATAAAGGTAATGAGCTACTTTATAGCGATAAAATTTACATTGGGTTTGCCACCAATAATATAGCAGAATATAAAGCTATACTTTTTGCCGTTCGTAAAGCAAAAGAATTTCATCCAAAAAAAATTCTCGTAAAAACTGATTCTGAGTTGATTGCAAGGCAGTTTTCTGGTATATATAAGATTAGGGATGAAAATCTTAGAAAGATTTACTTTGAGATTTTAGAAGAGGTAAAAGGTATAGAATTCAGCGTGGAGCATATCCGTAGGGAGCAAAATAGATTGGCAGATAAGCTTTCCAAGGAAGCAGTCACGATGGGGGCAAATTATAATGGTTTATCAGATATTATTACTAAGTGA
- a CDS encoding histidine kinase dimerization/phospho-acceptor domain-containing protein: protein MVYQILLLSENLDEVRRIYNICKNNQFFFYFFDKEEIFFNFLIHERIDVAIVNGNLMGDPLAFISEIRNRGIDSSFIYIGDRDPDTIRSILRVGFYDYLYHNYEEDEMEHAIVGAIDNKRMYVNIKMISSNLEKINQELSDKAKELELDKTRLKEIINRFRLIETFIREISLISELDLILSRLVEYVSREFKSNKIIATRIDAYTEYVVTSYGIDSEILKDYKWDLKDIKASPWAESILNGKVSVEVINPLDNVWYANSSISNIFPEGFIKYPIFYENEVYGTIVISCNEGDCYFPEDKIFFLKQILEHASIQIYNKNLQAKLSKTIEQLKDYQQQLIEKEKLSTLAKVAVSVNHEINNPLCAISLNAEIIKRRYKNDENLQKLIDAILNNVALINKITNKFANLKKVAFKEYLPGIEMLDLGD, encoded by the coding sequence ATGGTTTATCAGATATTATTACTAAGTGAAAATCTGGATGAAGTAAGAAGAATATATAATATATGCAAAAATAACCAATTCTTTTTTTATTTCTTTGACAAGGAAGAAATTTTTTTTAATTTTCTTATTCATGAAAGAATAGATGTCGCAATTGTAAATGGAAATCTTATGGGTGATCCTCTGGCATTCATATCTGAAATTCGCAACAGAGGTATAGACTCATCTTTTATCTACATCGGTGATAGGGATCCAGATACTATAAGAAGTATTTTGAGGGTTGGTTTCTACGACTATCTTTATCACAATTACGAAGAAGATGAGATGGAACATGCCATTGTTGGTGCTATAGATAACAAAAGAATGTATGTAAATATCAAAATGATTAGTAGCAATCTGGAAAAGATCAATCAGGAACTTTCAGATAAAGCAAAAGAGCTAGAATTGGACAAAACAAGGTTGAAAGAGATCATTAATAGATTTAGACTAATCGAGACATTTATTAGGGAGATAAGCCTGATATCAGAGCTTGATTTAATTCTGAGTAGACTTGTTGAATATGTTTCAAGGGAGTTTAAATCCAATAAGATTATAGCTACAAGAATTGATGCTTACACGGAATATGTCGTAACATCTTATGGGATTGATAGTGAGATTTTAAAAGATTATAAATGGGATTTGAAGGATATCAAAGCTTCACCATGGGCGGAATCTATCCTGAATGGAAAGGTTAGTGTGGAAGTGATAAACCCTCTGGATAATGTTTGGTATGCCAATTCGTCCATTTCTAATATATTTCCGGAAGGGTTTATAAAGTATCCGATATTCTATGAAAACGAAGTCTACGGAACCATTGTAATATCTTGTAATGAGGGAGATTGTTATTTCCCAGAAGATAAGATATTTTTCTTAAAACAGATATTAGAGCATGCCTCTATTCAGATTTACAATAAAAATCTACAGGCAAAACTGTCTAAAACAATAGAGCAGCTTAAAGATTATCAGCAACAGCTGATAGAAAAAGAAAAACTATCAACACTTGCTAAGGTGGCAGTTAGCGTAAACCATGAAATAAACAACCCACTATGCGCCATTTCTCTTAATGCTGAAATAATCAAGAGAAGGTATAAAAACGATGAAAATCTACAGAAGCTTATCGATGCCATATTAAACAATGTTGCGTTGATAAATAAGATTACAAATAAATTTGCAAATTTAAAGAAAGTGGCATTCAAAGAGTACCTTCCCGGTATCGAAATGCTGGATCTTGGTGATTGA